From a region of the Triticum aestivum cultivar Chinese Spring chromosome 7D, IWGSC CS RefSeq v2.1, whole genome shotgun sequence genome:
- the LOC123165701 gene encoding protein DMP3, translated as MAAAPSASAVSVRQRNAAAASLLLQDQQQEKHEAVDPVPPPPPPPRSTLYQALTSTASLANLLPTGTVLAFQLLAPTFTNHGACDATTALLTRILLAVLALSCLLASFTDSLKGPDGRVYYGVATLRGLWLLDYPPGAPTPPDTSRYRLAPIDAVHAALSVAVFGVVAARDKNVVRCFYGPSPARETEQVLDIVPLGVGVLCSLLFVAFPTRRHGIGYPVTNGAAGSST; from the coding sequence ATGGCAGCTGCTCCTTCTGCCTCTGCCGTTTCCGTCAGGCAGAGGAATGCCGCGGCAGCATCGCTACTGCTCCAGGATCAGCAGCAAGAAAAGCATGAAGCCGTGGAtccggtgccgccgccgccgccgccgccacgatcGACGCTGTACCAGGCGCTGACGTCGACGGCGAGCCTGGCCAACCTGCTCCCCACGGGCACGGTGCTGGCTTTCCAGCTGCTCGCGCCGACCTTCACCAACCACGGCGCCTGCGACGCCACCACGGCGCTGCTCACGCGGATCCTCCTCGCCGTCCTCGCGCTCTCCTGCCTCCTCGCCTCCTTCACCGACTCCCTCAAGGGCCCCGACGGCCGCGTCTACTACGGCGTCGCCACCCTCAGGGGCCTCTGGCTGCTCGACTACCCGCCCGGCGCGCccacgccgccggacacgtccaggtaCAGGCTGGCGCCAATCGACGCCGTGCACGCGGCGCTGTCGGTGGCCGTATTCGGGGTGGTGGCGGCCAGAGACAAGAACGTTGTGCGGTGCTTCTACGGCCCGTCGCCGGCGAGAGAGACGGAGCAGGTGCTGGACATCGTGCCGCTCGGCGTCGGCGTGCTCTGCAGCTTGCTCTTCGTCGCGTTCCCCACCAGGCGGCACGGCATCGGCTACCCTGTCACCAACGGCGCCGCTGGCAGCAGCACCTGA